In one Lolium rigidum isolate FL_2022 chromosome 3, APGP_CSIRO_Lrig_0.1, whole genome shotgun sequence genomic region, the following are encoded:
- the LOC124701336 gene encoding uncharacterized protein LOC124701336 encodes MDVELAWLDAQPPPEGSLPDVQKEIKSDELMLDLSKYILLLATLVATMTYAAGFSPPGGVWQETDVAAGHLAGDSIIQATSYHRYLAFYYCNATAFASSLVVIVIILFITLLHEQSGSQTVGIHQLQTVMVVDLLSVMGAYAAGTCRDRTTTIYSLVLVGAAVAWLVIQMVWSSVWSGKQFYSTNGAANDKRLRKVLMLLATFAISVTYMAGMSTPGGFWDAGSGHRPGDAILKEDHGKRLTVFLCFNAAAFIASLLIIVVLLDRKPRLNEAYGLITVAIISLAVAYIAGSCREIDTTVYVSSLVGAILIFMIFLQVAVAQGWIEGVKKICFWNRIEKFYDSVSRRLRKAQTGTQLPGSNNGRNTAEKASSLVLLLATLAATITYQAGLNPPGGVWPDNEDGHVAGDPILLTTNARRFKAFFYCNSIAFVASLVAIILVQNKLLLETHVLEAAMILDLFGLIGAYAAGSCRDVSTSIYAMALAGAVLVYVVIHVVFFTLHHTDTITDREIELVEKRRKRLLLFAVLAATITYQAGLTPPGGFRLQDDVSSGHYAGDPVLLYNFPHRYTAFFYCNSVSFMLSIALIILLVNPHLYRPAIRSYALAVCTAAGMFSLMGAYAAGSTQHLRTSIYIFVLVAVVLFVIAVLLYTGNRIGNTDSQPKPYNDNRVGKQRHAKRKYLMLLGILVASATYQAGLSPPGGAWQSDSDWYSAGNPIMHDNRRPRYLAFFYSNSTSFVASIVVIVLLLPQWRNNKDWSLKVMNTTIFLDLFALLGAYAAGSSRGWKTSMYVVALIGAVLAFVAIHIALALSCQHQHESQGSPGDTPQSHEPANGGN; translated from the exons ATGGACGTCGAGCTCGCGTGGTTGGACGCTCAGCCGCCACCTGAAGGTTCCCTCCCAGATGTGCAGAAGGAGATCAAAAGCGACGAACTGATGCTGGACCTGAGCAAGTACATCCTACTGCTGGCAACGCTGGTGGCGACGATGACATACGCCGCGGGGTTCAGCCCCCCGGGCGGCGTGTGGCAGGAAACGGACGTCGCAGCAGGccacctcgccggcgactccatcATCCAGGCAACCAGCTACCACCGGTACCTGGCGTTCTACTACTGCAACGCGACTGCCTTCGCGTCATCGCTGGTGGTCATCGTCATCATCTTGTTCATTACCCTCCTGCACGAGCAGAGTGGGAGCCAGACTGTCGGCATCCACCAGCTGCAGACAGTCATGGTGGTGGACTTGCTGAGCGTCATGGGCGCCTACGCCGCCGGGACCTGCCGGGACAGGACCACCACCATCTACTCCTTGGTGCTGGTAGGCGCTGCCGTCGCTTGGCTCGTCATACAGATGGTGTGGTCCTCCGTTTGGTCAGGTAAGCAATTCTACTCCACGAATGGCGCTGCCAATGATAAACGGCTCCGAAAGGTCCTGATGCTGCTCGCGACATTCGCGATCAGCGTCACGTACATGGCTGGGATGAGCACCCCGGGTGGCTTCTGGGATGCCGGGAGCGGCCACCGCCCTGGCGACGCGATCCTCAAGGAAGACCATGGCAAGCGGCTGACAGTGTTCCTGTGCTTCAACGCAGCGGCGTTCATCGCGTCGCTGCTCATCATCGTTGTGCTTCTGGATAGGAAGCCTCGTCTGAACGAGGCCTATGGGCTCATCACCGTCGCCATTATTAGCCTTGCCGTCGCCTACATCGCTGGCAGCTGCAGGGAGATCGACACCACCGTCTACGTCTCCAGCCTGGTTGGCGCCATCCTGATATTCATGATATTCCTCCAAGTAGCAGTTGCTCAAGGTTGGATCGAAGGGGTAAAGAAAATTTGCTTCTGGAACAGAATCGAAAAATTCTATGATTCCGTGTCACGAAGGTTGCGGAAAGCACAAACAGGAACTCAACTCCCGGGGAGTAACAATGGAAG GAACACAGCGGAGAAGGCTAGCTCCCTTGTTCTATTGCTCGCCACTCTTGCAGCAACCATCACATATCAGGCGGGGCTGAACCCGCCAGGTGGAGTTTGGCCAGACAATGAGGACGGTCACGTGGCTGGCGACCCGATCCTGCTAACGACGAACGCTAGGCGGTTCAAGGCCTTCTTCTACTGCAACTCCATCGCCTTCGTGGCGTCCTTGGTCGCCATCATCTTGGTCCAGAACAAGCTTCTGCTCGAGACCCACGTGCTGGAGGCAGCCATGATATTGGACTTGTTTGGCCTTATCGGTGCTTATGCTGCCGGGAGCTGCCGGGACGTAAGCACCTCCATTTATGCAATGGCCTTGGCGGGTGCCGTCCTGGTCTATGTGGTGATCCATGTCGTCTTCTTCACGTTGCACCACACGGATACCATAACCGACCGGGAAATCGAGTTGGTGGAGAAGAGGCGCAAGCGGCTGCTCCTTTTTGCCGTCTTGGCCGCGACCATCACTTACCAAGCCGGGTTGACCCCTCCCGGCGGCTTCCGGCTCCAGGATGATGTGTCCAGCGGCCACTATGCAGGTGACCCAGTCCTCTTATACAACTTCCCCCACCGCTACACGGCCTTCTTTTACTGCAACTCGGTGAGCTTCATGCTGTCCATCGCCCTCATCATACTGCTCGTGAACCCGCATCTGTACAGGCCAGCCATAAGGAGCTATGCGCTCGCTGTTTGCACGGCAGCGGGCATGTTTAGTCTGATGGGGGCCTATGCTGCCGGAAGCACACAACACCTGAGAACATCCATCTACATCTTCGTGTTGGTGGCCGTGGTCCTCTTTGTCATAGCTGTACTCCTGTATACTGGTAACAGAATTGGTAATACAGACAGTCAACCAAAGCCATATAATGACAACAGAGTAGGGAAACAAAGGCATGCCAAGCGAAAATACCTGATGCTTCTAGGAATCCTTGTGGCGAGCGCCACCTACCAGGCTGGTCTGAGTCCACCTGGGGGAGCTTGGCAGAGCGACAGTGACTGGTACAGCGCAGGCAACCCTATCATGCATGACAACAGGAGACCCCGGTACCTTGCTTTCTTCTACAGTAACTCCACCTCCTTCGTGGCATCCATTGTTGTCATAGTGCTGCTCCTGCCGCAGTGGAGGAACAATAAGGACTGGTCGCTCAAGGTGATGAACACCACAATTTTCCTGGATTTGTTTGCCCTCCTAGGGGCATATGCAGCCGGCTCCAGCAGGGGGTGGAAGACGTCAATGTATGTTGTCGCGCTGATCGGTGCCGTGCTGGCCTTCGTTGCAATCCATATAGCGCTGGCATTGTCATGCCAACATCAGCATGAGAGTCAGGGCAGTCCAGGAGATACTCCTCAGTCACATGAGCCGGCGAACGGAGGGAATTAG